One genomic segment of Pelagerythrobacter marensis includes these proteins:
- a CDS encoding beta-ketoacyl-ACP synthase III, which translates to METAQRPVISATGLFTPPESISNEELVASFNRYVERFNADHAGAIAAGEVAALEPSSVEFIEKASGIKSRHVMAKAPVLDPDVMAPRWAERADEDLSILAEIGVAAAQDALARAGRQARDVDAVLCAASNMERPYPAMAIEIQQALGIEGFAFDMNVACSSATFGIQTAADYIRAGHARSVLVVSPEITSGHLNWRDRDSHFIFGDVATAVLVEDAAIAPDAHWDILGTRLKTVFSNNIRNNFGFLNRAHPETADTPDKLFVQEGRKVFKEVVPMVAQMIVDEAERLGIDSHGLRRLWLHQANAGMNRLIAQRVLGHEANADESPTVLDTYGNTSSAGSIIAFHLHSEDLRAGDTGLICSFGAGYSAGTVFVRKAG; encoded by the coding sequence ATGGAAACAGCACAACGCCCCGTCATTTCTGCGACCGGTCTTTTCACGCCGCCAGAGAGCATTTCGAACGAAGAACTGGTCGCGAGCTTCAATCGCTACGTCGAGAGATTCAACGCAGACCATGCGGGCGCGATCGCGGCGGGCGAGGTTGCTGCGCTGGAGCCAAGCTCGGTCGAGTTCATCGAGAAGGCGAGCGGGATAAAATCGCGCCACGTCATGGCAAAGGCGCCCGTCCTGGATCCTGACGTCATGGCCCCGCGCTGGGCCGAGCGCGCAGACGAGGACCTGTCGATCCTGGCGGAGATCGGAGTTGCCGCAGCGCAGGACGCGCTGGCGCGGGCGGGGCGGCAGGCGCGCGATGTCGATGCGGTGCTGTGCGCAGCATCGAACATGGAACGCCCCTATCCCGCGATGGCCATCGAAATTCAGCAGGCGCTGGGGATCGAGGGGTTCGCATTCGACATGAACGTCGCCTGTTCCTCGGCCACGTTCGGAATTCAGACGGCAGCGGATTACATCCGGGCCGGGCACGCGCGATCCGTTCTGGTGGTCAGCCCAGAGATTACCAGCGGGCATCTCAACTGGCGCGACCGCGACAGCCATTTCATTTTTGGCGACGTTGCGACCGCGGTGCTGGTTGAAGACGCCGCGATCGCGCCCGATGCACATTGGGATATTCTCGGCACGCGGCTGAAAACGGTGTTTTCCAACAATATCCGCAACAACTTCGGCTTCCTGAATCGCGCCCATCCCGAAACGGCCGATACGCCCGACAAGCTTTTCGTCCAGGAAGGGCGCAAGGTGTTCAAGGAAGTCGTCCCGATGGTCGCGCAGATGATCGTCGACGAGGCGGAGCGGCTGGGAATCGATTCCCACGGCTTGCGCCGGTTATGGCTGCATCAGGCCAATGCGGGCATGAACCGCCTGATCGCGCAGCGCGTGCTGGGGCACGAGGCGAATGCCGATGAAAGCCCCACCGTGCTCGATACTTACGGCAATACGTCCAGCGCAGGATCGATCATCGCATTTCACCTGCACAGTGAAGACTTGCGCGCAGGCGACACCGGGCTGATCTGCAGTTTCGGCGCGGGCTATTCGGCCGGGACGGTTTTCGTTCGCAAGGCGGGGTAA
- a CDS encoding phosphatase PAP2 family protein, translating into MDTRGTILRRWSGEIPVFAATLALFALCAALLANRGIALDTGPVLANARIYLFSIIAWMAVDAAYHLARNRPNEPFAALHRRYAGPVAIRRWIAGAPLLALCVLLMPFFSKMKAAIPLFNDYTWDATFIAWDRAIFFGYDAWQVLQPVFGYPVVTALLGLLYQLWFLLLYVGCLFMAFAAIDPGLRRQFFLSYTLSWSVIGGGVATALASVGPCFLGPLLGDQTFSAQMAYLNAADAQIPVMPLTVQQMLLDWHHTDANGLGSGITAMPSMHVAIAFLFWLAVRRISPLVGRWMLAFFVLTWIGSVHLAYHYAVDGLVSVILVAALWRMSGVVVGWWDNRLAHNAREIYPALRTKTVPAE; encoded by the coding sequence ATGGATACGCGAGGCACAATACTGCGGCGCTGGAGCGGCGAGATCCCGGTGTTCGCCGCGACGCTGGCGCTGTTCGCGCTCTGCGCGGCGTTGCTCGCGAACCGCGGGATCGCGCTGGACACGGGGCCGGTCCTTGCCAACGCCCGTATCTACCTGTTTTCGATCATCGCCTGGATGGCCGTTGATGCGGCGTATCATCTGGCGCGAAACCGCCCGAACGAACCCTTCGCCGCACTCCATCGCCGCTACGCCGGCCCGGTAGCGATTCGCCGGTGGATCGCCGGCGCGCCTCTGCTGGCGCTGTGTGTCCTGCTGATGCCGTTCTTCTCGAAGATGAAGGCGGCGATTCCCCTGTTCAACGATTATACCTGGGACGCGACTTTCATCGCGTGGGATCGGGCGATTTTCTTCGGCTACGATGCCTGGCAGGTGCTCCAGCCGGTATTCGGCTACCCGGTGGTGACCGCCCTGCTCGGGCTGCTGTATCAGCTCTGGTTTCTCCTGCTCTATGTCGGCTGCCTCTTTATGGCATTTGCCGCCATCGATCCGGGCCTGCGGCGGCAGTTCTTCCTGTCGTATACGCTGTCATGGTCGGTGATCGGCGGCGGCGTCGCGACCGCGCTGGCATCGGTCGGGCCGTGCTTTCTTGGCCCGCTTCTCGGCGATCAGACCTTCAGCGCGCAGATGGCCTACCTCAATGCTGCCGATGCGCAGATCCCCGTGATGCCTCTGACCGTGCAGCAGATGCTGCTCGACTGGCATCATACCGATGCAAACGGTCTGGGCAGCGGAATCACTGCCATGCCCAGTATGCACGTCGCCATCGCGTTTCTCTTCTGGCTGGCGGTACGGCGCATCTCACCGCTCGTGGGACGGTGGATGCTGGCCTTCTTCGTCCTCACCTGGATCGGTTCGGTCCACCTTGCCTATCACTACGCGGTAGACGGGCTGGTGTCGGTCATCCTGGTGGCGGCGTTGTGGCGCATGTCTGGCGTGGTCGTCGGCTGGTGGGACAACCGCCTGGCGCACAATGCGCGCGAGATTTACCCCGCCTTGCGAACGAAAACCGTCCCGGCCGAATAG
- a CDS encoding phosphatidylserine decarboxylase, with amino-acid sequence MAGELVDNKGRGDVGWHWPPIHPEGRKFGLIAVGISLFAAFMAWETIAWPMAFLSLGVFAFFRDPERVVPQDDRFIVSPADGLVSLIAQVEPPAELTMDDGSGTPSLAREPVTRISIFMSVFDVHINRAPIGGTVRRLVYIPGKFMNADLDKASEDNERQHILIERHDGLMLGFTQIAGLVARRIVPFVKPGDTLAAGARVGLIRFGSRVDVYLPAGTDPRVLVGQKVVAGETVLAEIGERRLIEGIAQ; translated from the coding sequence ATGGCAGGCGAACTGGTCGATAACAAAGGGCGCGGTGATGTGGGGTGGCACTGGCCGCCGATCCATCCCGAAGGGCGCAAATTCGGGCTGATTGCCGTCGGCATCAGCCTGTTCGCGGCATTTATGGCGTGGGAAACGATCGCCTGGCCGATGGCATTCCTGTCGCTGGGTGTATTCGCCTTCTTCCGCGATCCCGAGCGGGTGGTGCCGCAGGACGACCGGTTCATCGTCTCGCCGGCCGACGGGCTCGTCTCGCTGATCGCGCAAGTCGAACCGCCTGCGGAACTGACGATGGACGACGGCAGCGGCACGCCTTCGCTGGCGCGCGAGCCGGTGACCCGCATCTCGATCTTCATGAGCGTGTTCGATGTCCATATAAACCGGGCACCGATCGGCGGCACAGTGCGGCGGCTGGTCTATATCCCCGGCAAGTTCATGAACGCCGATCTCGACAAGGCGAGCGAGGATAACGAGCGTCAGCACATCCTGATCGAACGGCATGACGGCCTGATGCTCGGCTTTACCCAGATTGCGGGACTGGTGGCGCGCCGGATCGTGCCCTTCGTCAAGCCCGGCGACACCCTGGCTGCGGGCGCGCGGGTTGGCCTGATCCGCTTCGGCAGCCGCGTGGACGTCTATCTTCCGGCGGGCACCGATCCGCGCGTGCTCGTGGGGCAGAAAGTCGTTGCCGGTGAAACAGTGCTGGCCGAAATCGGCGAGCGTCGGCTGATCGAAGGCATCGCACAGTGA
- a CDS encoding CDP-alcohol phosphatidyltransferase family protein, which translates to MPAGRARGLSLRAVLPNAITAAALCSGLTGIRFAIAENWSLAIFAVILAGLLDGIDGRIARLLKAQSRFGAELDSLADSLSFGMAPAIIFYLWTLQDLPRLGWFAALAFAICCALRLARFNAQIDVDHQPHKSAGFLTGVPAPVGAGLAFLPFYLWMATGREEFREPIICAVWMVGMAFLMISNIATLSWTSIRPRRNVRLELIAGVGILCAALLLEPWWALVAICAVYLALMPYSLVRYARVKRLREAGAARAPTPSTEANGLPPID; encoded by the coding sequence ATGCCCGCGGGGCGGGCTCGCGGGCTCTCGCTCAGGGCAGTGCTGCCCAACGCGATCACTGCCGCCGCGCTGTGCTCCGGGCTGACCGGCATCCGTTTCGCGATTGCCGAAAACTGGAGCCTGGCGATCTTCGCCGTCATTCTCGCCGGCCTTCTCGACGGGATTGATGGCCGGATTGCCCGCCTGCTGAAGGCTCAGTCCCGTTTCGGGGCAGAGCTGGACAGTCTGGCCGATTCGCTTTCATTCGGCATGGCGCCGGCGATCATTTTCTACCTCTGGACCTTGCAGGATCTCCCCCGGCTGGGATGGTTCGCGGCGCTTGCTTTCGCCATCTGCTGTGCGCTTCGCCTGGCGCGGTTCAACGCGCAGATCGATGTCGACCATCAACCCCATAAATCGGCGGGCTTTCTTACCGGCGTACCGGCGCCGGTCGGGGCTGGCCTGGCATTTCTGCCGTTCTACCTGTGGATGGCGACGGGGCGGGAGGAGTTTCGCGAGCCGATCATCTGCGCCGTGTGGATGGTGGGCATGGCGTTCCTGATGATTTCCAACATCGCGACGTTGAGCTGGACTTCGATCCGGCCCCGCAGAAACGTGCGCCTGGAACTGATTGCAGGGGTGGGGATACTGTGCGCCGCGCTCCTGCTCGAACCGTGGTGGGCGCTGGTTGCCATTTGTGCGGTCTATCTTGCCCTCATGCCCTATTCGCTGGTGCGCTATGCGCGGGTCAAGCGGCTACGGGAAGCGGGTGCCGCGCGCGCGCCGACGCCATCGACCGAGGCGAACGGTCTGCCGCCGATCGACTGA
- the rpsB gene encoding 30S ribosomal protein S2 translates to MAASTVTMQQLIEAGAHFGHQTHRWNPRMKPYIFGARNGVHIIDLSQTVPLFSRALDFIEQTVRSGGKVLFVGTKRQAQEPIAEAARAAGQHFVNHRWLGGMLTNWKTISGSIKRLKTLEEQLSGDTSGLTKKEVLQLTRERDKLELSLGGIRDMGGIPDVMFVIDANKEDLAIKEANVLGIPVIAVLDTNVDPSGIAFPVPGNDDASRAVRLYCDAVRDAAAAGRGGKVAESGNDVGAMEEPPVETAA, encoded by the coding sequence ATGGCGGCTTCCACCGTCACCATGCAGCAATTGATCGAGGCCGGCGCACACTTCGGCCACCAGACCCACCGCTGGAACCCGCGGATGAAGCCGTACATCTTCGGCGCCCGCAACGGTGTTCACATCATCGACCTGTCGCAGACCGTTCCGCTGTTCTCGCGCGCGCTCGATTTCATCGAGCAGACCGTGCGCTCGGGCGGCAAGGTCCTGTTCGTCGGCACCAAGCGTCAGGCGCAGGAACCGATTGCGGAAGCGGCTCGCGCTGCCGGCCAGCACTTCGTCAACCATCGCTGGCTGGGCGGGATGCTCACCAACTGGAAGACGATTTCGGGTTCGATCAAGCGCCTCAAAACCTTGGAAGAACAGCTTTCGGGCGATACGTCGGGCCTGACCAAGAAGGAAGTTCTCCAGCTTACGCGCGAACGTGACAAGCTGGAACTTTCGCTCGGCGGTATTCGCGACATGGGCGGCATTCCCGACGTGATGTTCGTGATCGACGCCAACAAGGAAGATCTCGCGATCAAGGAAGCCAATGTCCTCGGCATTCCGGTGATTGCGGTGCTCGACACCAATGTCGATCCCAGCGGGATTGCCTTCCCTGTGCCCGGCAACGATGACGCCAGCCGTGCGGTCCGCCTCTACTGCGACGCCGTGCGCGATGCGGCGGCGGCAGGGCGTGGCGGCAAAGTTGCCGAAAGCGGCAACGATGTCGGCGCTATGGAAGAGCCCCCGGTCGAAACGGCTGCCTGA
- the tsf gene encoding translation elongation factor Ts: protein MAAFTAADVKTLREKTGAGMMDAKKALEAANGDIEAAVDALRAKGLATAQKKSSRTAAEGLVGVAVQGTRGVAVEVNSETDFVAKNDKFQDFVRKTTETALSVDGDDIEALKTAAYPDGGTVAEKLTDNVATIGENQQVRRMKTVSVDNGVVVPYVHNAAATNLGKIGVLVALESEADAATLETLGKQLAMHIAAAFPQALDADGLDAEVIERERKVAAEKAAESGKPAEVQEKMVEGAVKKFAKENALLSQIFVMDNKTPIADVVAKAGKDAGKPIVLKDYVRFQLGEGIEKEESDFAAEVAAAVAG from the coding sequence ATGGCTGCATTCACTGCCGCTGACGTGAAGACCCTGCGCGAGAAGACCGGCGCGGGCATGATGGATGCCAAGAAGGCGCTCGAAGCCGCAAACGGCGATATCGAGGCTGCAGTCGACGCACTGCGGGCCAAGGGCCTCGCCACCGCACAGAAGAAGTCCAGCCGCACTGCGGCGGAAGGCCTTGTCGGCGTTGCCGTTCAGGGAACCCGGGGCGTTGCGGTCGAGGTGAACTCGGAAACCGACTTCGTCGCCAAGAACGACAAGTTCCAGGATTTCGTGCGCAAGACCACCGAAACCGCACTTTCGGTCGACGGCGACGATATCGAGGCGCTCAAGACGGCGGCCTATCCCGATGGCGGCACGGTGGCCGAAAAGCTGACCGACAATGTCGCCACGATCGGCGAGAACCAGCAGGTTCGCCGGATGAAGACGGTGTCGGTCGATAACGGCGTGGTCGTTCCCTACGTCCACAACGCTGCTGCGACCAATCTCGGCAAGATCGGCGTGCTGGTCGCGCTCGAAAGCGAAGCCGATGCTGCCACGCTCGAAACGCTGGGCAAGCAACTGGCGATGCACATTGCCGCTGCTTTCCCGCAGGCGCTCGACGCCGACGGCCTCGACGCCGAAGTGATCGAGCGTGAGCGCAAGGTCGCGGCGGAAAAGGCTGCCGAAAGCGGCAAGCCGGCCGAAGTGCAGGAAAAGATGGTCGAAGGCGCGGTGAAGAAGTTCGCTAAGGAAAACGCGCTGCTGAGCCAGATCTTCGTGATGGACAACAAGACCCCGATCGCAGACGTGGTCGCTAAGGCGGGCAAGGATGCCGGCAAGCCGATCGTGCTGAAGGATTATGTCCGCTTCCAGCTCGGTGAAGGCATCGAGAAGGAAGAAAGCGACTTCGCAGCCGAGGTCGCCGCCGCCGTTGCTGGCTGA
- the pyrH gene encoding UMP kinase, translated as MSSPKYKRILLKLSGEVLMGDQQFGIDPAFVAELAQEVKAAKDNGLEICLVIGGGNIFRGMAGAAQGMDRAQADYMGMLATVMNALAMQNALEQLGVQTRVQSAVQMDQVCEPVIRRRAERHLEKGRVVIFAAGVGAPYFTTDSGAALRAAEMRCDALFKGTSVDGVYDSDPKLNSAAKRFETVSYDKVLANNLRVMDASAVALCRDNGIPIVVFSIREKGNLARVLAGEGIQTVVKEEA; from the coding sequence ATGTCTTCCCCGAAATACAAGCGGATACTGCTCAAGCTCTCGGGCGAGGTGCTGATGGGCGATCAGCAGTTCGGGATCGATCCGGCCTTTGTTGCGGAACTCGCGCAGGAAGTGAAGGCGGCGAAGGACAACGGGCTGGAAATCTGCCTGGTGATCGGCGGCGGCAACATCTTCCGCGGGATGGCCGGCGCGGCGCAGGGGATGGATCGTGCCCAGGCCGATTACATGGGCATGCTGGCGACGGTGATGAACGCGCTGGCGATGCAGAACGCCCTCGAACAACTCGGCGTGCAGACGCGGGTTCAATCGGCCGTGCAGATGGATCAGGTGTGCGAACCTGTGATCCGGCGCCGTGCCGAACGTCACCTTGAGAAGGGGCGGGTCGTGATCTTCGCCGCCGGCGTCGGTGCGCCCTATTTCACCACCGACAGCGGCGCCGCCTTGCGCGCTGCGGAGATGCGCTGCGATGCCTTGTTCAAGGGGACGAGCGTCGATGGGGTTTATGACAGCGATCCCAAGCTGAATTCCGCTGCCAAACGTTTCGAAACCGTCAGTTACGACAAAGTGCTGGCGAACAATCTCAGGGTTATGGATGCCTCGGCCGTTGCACTGTGCCGCGACAACGGGATCCCCATCGTGGTCTTTTCGATCCGCGAGAAGGGCAATCTCGCGCGGGTACTCGCCGGCGAAGGCATCCAGACGGTAGTGAAAGAGGAAGCCTGA
- the frr gene encoding ribosome recycling factor: MAKYDKSDIERRMQGAVDSLKGDLSGLRTGRANTSLLDPVQVEVYGAMMPLSQVATVNAPEPRMLAVQVWDKANVMAVEKGIAHANLGLNPMTDGQTIRLPMPDLTEERRRELAKLAGKYAENAKIAIRNVRRDGMEALKEDEKKKEISEDDRKRSEEEVQKLTDKYVAETDAAAAQKEKEILTQ; the protein is encoded by the coding sequence ATGGCCAAGTACGACAAGAGTGATATCGAACGTCGCATGCAGGGGGCGGTGGACAGCCTCAAGGGCGACCTGTCGGGCCTGCGCACCGGCCGTGCCAACACCAGCCTGCTCGATCCGGTACAGGTCGAAGTGTACGGCGCGATGATGCCGCTCAGCCAGGTGGCCACGGTCAATGCCCCCGAACCGCGGATGCTGGCGGTGCAGGTGTGGGACAAGGCGAACGTGATGGCTGTCGAGAAGGGCATTGCCCACGCCAACCTGGGTCTCAACCCGATGACCGACGGGCAGACGATCCGCCTGCCGATGCCCGATCTGACGGAAGAGCGTCGCCGTGAACTGGCCAAGCTGGCGGGCAAATATGCGGAGAACGCCAAGATCGCGATCCGCAACGTCCGCCGCGACGGGATGGAAGCGCTCAAGGAAGACGAGAAGAAGAAGGAAATCTCCGAGGACGACCGCAAGCGTAGCGAAGAAGAAGTGCAGAAGCTGACCGACAAATATGTCGCGGAAACCGATGCAGCTGCGGCGCAGAAGGAGAAGGAAATCCTGACCCAGTGA
- the uppS gene encoding polyprenyl diphosphate synthase, which translates to MTTARHVAIIMDGNGRWAKRRHLPRAMGHRRGVEAVRELVRGLESTGIECLTLYAFSSENWKRPGEEVDDLMNLMRKFVKSDLPEFIANDVKLKIIGDWQGLAPDIVEMLEDALAQTSQGSRTLAVALNYGSQQEIARAAAKAAAQGEITSETIAAQLDTADLPPLDLLIRTSGEVRLSNFLLWQCAYAEMIFVDTLWPDFTLTHLVEALEEFTRRERRYGGR; encoded by the coding sequence ATGACGACCGCCAGACACGTCGCCATAATAATGGACGGCAACGGCCGCTGGGCCAAGCGTCGCCATCTGCCGCGCGCGATGGGGCACCGGCGCGGGGTCGAGGCGGTGCGCGAGCTGGTGCGCGGCCTGGAATCGACCGGTATCGAGTGCCTGACGCTCTACGCCTTCAGCTCGGAAAACTGGAAACGGCCGGGCGAAGAAGTCGACGATTTGATGAACCTGATGCGCAAGTTCGTGAAATCGGACCTGCCGGAATTCATTGCCAACGATGTTAAACTGAAAATTATCGGCGACTGGCAAGGGCTTGCCCCCGATATCGTCGAAATGCTGGAAGACGCCCTGGCCCAGACGAGCCAGGGATCGCGCACTCTCGCGGTGGCGTTGAATTACGGGTCGCAGCAGGAAATCGCCCGCGCAGCAGCGAAAGCGGCGGCGCAGGGCGAAATCACATCGGAAACAATCGCGGCGCAGCTCGACACCGCCGATCTGCCGCCGCTCGACCTGCTGATCCGAACGAGCGGCGAAGTGCGCTTGTCGAACTTCCTCCTGTGGCAATGCGCTTATGCGGAGATGATCTTCGTCGACACGCTGTGGCCCGATTTCACCCTGACCCATCTGGTCGAGGCGCTTGAGGAATTCACCCGGCGGGAGAGGCGATATGGCGGGCGCTAA
- a CDS encoding phosphatidate cytidylyltransferase encodes MAGANGDLPTEGRKPSDLPVRLVSAAAMLAVAGAALWQGGQVLDLFIGLVAFACFAEFTVLVARATDNVPYRLAALIAGGLYIGAAAAILVGAGDFLLVLILGVTVFTDTGAYFAGRAIGGPRIAPRISPSKTWAGLLGGMIGSALWTIAWVLVIDSGIDWLGPRFALGISLDGANLLSIAALGAGLAVVAQAGDFFESWLKRRAGVKDSSRLIPGHGGVFDRVDGLLPVAIVVGGIAASVAN; translated from the coding sequence ATGGCGGGCGCTAACGGCGATCTGCCGACCGAAGGGCGAAAGCCTTCGGATCTGCCCGTCCGCCTGGTGTCGGCAGCGGCAATGCTCGCGGTTGCAGGGGCCGCCCTGTGGCAGGGTGGGCAAGTGCTCGACCTGTTCATCGGTCTGGTTGCCTTCGCCTGTTTTGCCGAGTTCACTGTTCTGGTCGCGCGGGCCACGGACAACGTGCCGTACCGCCTCGCCGCGCTGATCGCAGGCGGGCTCTATATCGGGGCAGCCGCTGCCATCCTGGTCGGGGCTGGCGACTTCCTCCTCGTTCTGATCCTCGGCGTTACAGTCTTCACCGATACGGGGGCCTATTTCGCCGGGCGTGCGATTGGCGGGCCGCGAATCGCGCCACGGATCAGCCCGTCCAAGACCTGGGCGGGGCTGCTTGGCGGGATGATCGGTTCGGCGTTGTGGACGATAGCCTGGGTGTTGGTGATCGATTCAGGGATCGACTGGCTCGGGCCGCGCTTCGCCCTCGGCATCTCGTTGGATGGGGCCAACCTGCTGTCGATCGCGGCGCTTGGTGCAGGGCTGGCAGTCGTGGCGCAGGCCGGAGATTTCTTTGAAAGCTGGCTGAAACGGCGAGCCGGCGTGAAAGACAGTTCGCGGCTTATTCCGGGGCACGGCGGCGTGTTCGACCGTGTCGATGGGCTCTTGCCAGTCGCCATCGTCGTGGGCGGCATCGCTGCATCGGTGGCCAATTGA
- a CDS encoding 1-deoxy-D-xylulose-5-phosphate reductoisomerase translates to MTRPISILGATGSVGASTLDLIRRNRDQWRVVALTANCNANELAALAREFEAEIAVVGDESCLADLRTALADTAVTAAGGRQALCDAAALPADITVAAIVGCAGLRPTMTAIRRGGAVALANKEALVSAGTVMTAAVAEHGTTLLPVDSEHNAIFQCLQGSRIADVRSITLTASGGPFRGWSADQLARATPAQAVAHPNWDMGAKISVDSATMMNKGLEFIEAHHLFPVGLDALRIVVHPQSVVHSMVEYCDGSTLAQLGPSDMRVPIASCLAWPGRMETPCAPLDLAAIGSLTFEAPDEQRFPATRLARDAAHSGGGAPAVLNAANEVAVASFLAGQIAFTQIALVVEETLDRYAPLAPSTLDDVLAVDTEARVRAREIMETAAIG, encoded by the coding sequence TTGACCCGCCCGATCTCAATTCTCGGTGCCACCGGCTCGGTCGGGGCGTCGACGCTGGACCTGATCCGCCGCAATCGTGATCAGTGGCGGGTCGTCGCGCTCACCGCCAACTGCAATGCCAATGAGCTGGCCGCGCTGGCGCGTGAGTTCGAGGCCGAGATTGCGGTGGTCGGCGACGAATCCTGCCTGGCGGACCTTCGGACGGCCCTGGCCGATACAGCAGTTACGGCGGCCGGCGGGCGGCAGGCGCTATGCGATGCGGCGGCCCTTCCGGCAGACATCACCGTCGCCGCCATCGTCGGCTGTGCTGGCCTGCGCCCGACGATGACGGCGATCCGCCGGGGCGGGGCAGTCGCGCTGGCGAACAAGGAAGCCCTGGTATCGGCGGGAACGGTCATGACCGCCGCAGTGGCGGAGCATGGGACAACCCTGCTGCCGGTCGATTCAGAGCACAATGCGATCTTTCAATGTCTGCAAGGCAGCAGGATCGCAGACGTGCGCTCGATCACGCTCACAGCCAGCGGCGGCCCGTTTCGGGGCTGGAGCGCCGACCAGCTGGCACGGGCAACCCCGGCGCAGGCGGTGGCCCATCCCAATTGGGATATGGGCGCCAAGATCAGCGTCGATTCGGCCACGATGATGAACAAGGGGCTGGAGTTCATCGAGGCGCATCATCTGTTTCCGGTCGGCCTCGATGCGCTGCGCATCGTCGTCCACCCGCAGAGTGTCGTGCATTCGATGGTCGAATATTGCGATGGTTCAACCCTGGCGCAACTGGGGCCTTCCGACATGCGCGTGCCGATCGCGTCGTGCCTCGCCTGGCCCGGCCGGATGGAAACGCCATGCGCGCCGCTGGATCTTGCGGCCATCGGTTCGCTGACGTTTGAAGCGCCGGACGAGCAGCGCTTTCCCGCCACACGGCTGGCGCGAGATGCCGCCCATTCCGGCGGGGGCGCCCCCGCGGTTCTCAATGCCGCGAACGAAGTGGCGGTTGCGTCCTTCCTCGCCGGTCAGATCGCATTCACCCAAATCGCGCTAGTGGTCGAAGAAACCCTTGATCGTTACGCCCCCTTGGCACCTTCGACGCTCGACGACGTTCTTGCCGTCGATACGGAGGCACGCGTCCGAGCCCGTGAAATAATGGAGACCGCCGCAATTGGCTGA
- the rseP gene encoding RIP metalloprotease RseP gives MADTPSFWMYVVGFLLVLGPLITIHEFGHYLVGRLFGVHAEAFSIGFGKEIAGWSDSRGTRWKLSALPLGGYVQFRGDMNPASVPDEDGLAAISDSDRAGAFHFKPLWQRALIVFAGPATNVLVALAIFAAFFMIVGKPEPVETDSQLTVAGFAEESAARSAGIEIGDRIVSIDDKPMLDFRDVQDAVMLYPGRTFDIVVDRGGRELDFDVTARSHEVEDNFGNASTIGLIGIAPAAVEFEFARQGPISALGLGVDHSINIARMMVTGVGQIVSGDRSVRELGGPIKIAKYSGEQFSLGPLAFINFIALISLNLAFINLLPIPALDGGHLAFYAVEAVRRKPVGRRGQELAFRTGMALVLALMVFVTINDLVSLPIFGS, from the coding sequence TTGGCTGATACCCCTTCGTTCTGGATGTATGTCGTCGGCTTCCTGCTCGTGCTCGGGCCGCTGATTACGATCCATGAATTCGGTCACTATCTCGTGGGCCGTCTGTTCGGCGTTCATGCCGAGGCATTTTCCATCGGCTTCGGCAAGGAAATCGCCGGCTGGAGCGATAGCCGGGGCACTCGCTGGAAGCTTTCGGCCCTGCCGCTCGGCGGATACGTTCAGTTCCGCGGCGACATGAACCCTGCCAGCGTTCCCGATGAAGATGGCCTGGCCGCCATATCCGACAGCGACAGGGCAGGGGCGTTTCATTTCAAGCCCTTATGGCAGCGCGCGCTGATCGTGTTTGCCGGGCCGGCAACCAATGTGCTGGTGGCGCTGGCGATCTTTGCTGCCTTCTTCATGATCGTCGGCAAGCCGGAGCCTGTGGAGACCGACAGCCAATTGACCGTCGCCGGGTTTGCTGAGGAATCGGCGGCCCGTTCCGCCGGGATCGAGATCGGCGACCGTATCGTGTCGATCGACGACAAGCCGATGCTCGATTTTCGCGACGTTCAGGACGCGGTGATGCTGTACCCGGGGCGGACGTTCGACATTGTCGTCGATCGCGGTGGCCGCGAGCTGGACTTCGACGTGACGGCTCGATCGCACGAGGTGGAAGACAACTTCGGCAATGCGTCGACCATCGGCCTGATCGGTATCGCGCCCGCTGCGGTGGAGTTCGAATTCGCGCGGCAGGGGCCGATCAGCGCCCTGGGCCTGGGGGTCGATCACAGCATCAACATCGCGCGGATGATGGTGACCGGCGTGGGGCAGATTGTGTCCGGCGACCGTTCGGTTCGCGAGCTTGGCGGTCCGATCAAGATCGCGAAGTATTCGGGCGAGCAATTCAGTCTCGGCCCGCTCGCCTTCATCAACTTCATCGCGCTGATCTCGCTTAATTTGGCATTCATCAACCTGTTGCCAATCCCGGCGCTCGACGGCGGGCATCTGGCTTTTTACGCTGTGGAGGCCGTCCGGCGAAAGCCGGTGGGACGGCGGGGGCAGGAACTGGCGTTTCGCACCGGGATGGCCCTGGTGCTGGCATTGATGGTGTTCGTCACGATCAACGATTTGGTTTCGCTGCCAATCTTCGGCAGCTGA